Proteins encoded together in one Scheffersomyces stipitis CBS 6054 chromosome 5, complete sequence window:
- the DUR8 gene encoding urea transport protein, translating to MAQLSSQGNNAIIYLTYAFLLFTGLALAWKFSSAKSFLSSNGTQRGLPLALNFIASAMGVGILTTYSQIANISGLHGLLVYTLCGAIPIVGFALVGPLIRKKCPDGFILTEWVRARFGIVTALYLSFFTCLTMFLFMVGELSAIRGAIETLTGLDALGAVIVECIVTTIYTSIGGFKISFITDNFQGALVIILIIICGAGMGSYIDIDTSKVGPSGLLKANKLGWQLVYILFVAIVTNDCFLSGFWLRTFASRTDKDLWIGTSIAAFATFAICTLVGTTGFLAVWSGDLEVSDDNGYNAFFILLAKMPRWIVAFVLIFCICLSTCTFDSLQSGMVSTISNDVFRNKLHINYTRGLVVLVMVPIVVLAVKVADNILQIYLIADLVSAAIIPAVFLGLSDTCFWYIRGFDVMCGGLGALIGVFIFGTVYYGTAREGAKLLLIWNGIYDPEDWGAFGAFVIAPFGGLVITFAAAALRIGAAYVYAKVSGNTFSALDKPEIVEVVSTEVESQYGSTDDSKKNSV from the exons ATGGCACAGTTATCTTCTCAGGGTAACAACGCCATCATATACTTGACGTATGCCTTCTTGCTCTTTACGGGTTTGGCTTTGGCCTGGAAATTCTCCTCAGCTAAGTCTTTCCTCTCTTCCAATGGAACGCAGCGTGGTCTTCCGTTGGCCTTGAACTTCATTGCTTCTG CTATGGGTGTTGGTATTCTTACTACCTACTCACAAATCGCAAACATCTCGGGGTTGCACGGCCTCTTGGTGTATACTCTCTGTGGTGCTATCCCAATTGTAGGCTTTGCCTTAGTGGGTCCTCTCATCAGAAAGAAGTGTCCTGATGGGTTTATTCTTACCGAATGGGTTCGTGCcagatttggaattgtcaCTGCCTTATACCTATCTTTCTTTACTTGTTTGACcatgttcttgttcatgGTTGGTGAATTGTCTGCCATCAGAGGTGCGATTGAAACTTTGACTGGTTTGGATGCTCTTGGAGCAGTTATTGTAGAATGTATTGTCACCACTATCTATACCTCTATCGGTGGTTTCAAAATCAGTTTCATCACAGACAACTTCCAAGGTGCTCTTGTTATTATTCTTATCATTATATGTGGTGCAGGTATGGGTTCCTATATCGATATCGACACCTCTAAGGTTGGCCCAAGTGGATTATTGAAGGCTAACAAGTTGGGCTGGCAATTGGTGTACATATTATTCGTTGCAATTGTTACCAACGATTGTTTCTTGTCTGGTTTCTGGTTGAGAACTTTTGCCTCTCGTACCGATAAGGACTTGTGGATTGGTACTTCTATAGCAGCATTTGCTACCTTTGCCATCTGTACCTTAGTAGGAACCACTGGGTTCTTGGCTGTTTGGTCCGGAGACTTGGAAGTTTCTGATGACAACGGTTACAatgccttcttcatcttgttgGCCAAGATGCCCCGTTGGATTGTTGCCTTTGTGTTGATCTTCTGTATTTGTTTGTCTACTTGTACTTTTGACTCGTTGCAATCGGGTATGGTTTCTACAATCTCTAACGATGTTTTCAGAAACAAGTTACACATTAACTACACCAGAGGATTAGTCGTTCTCGTAATGGTTCCAATTGTCGTGTTGGCTGTAAAAGTTGCAGACAATATCTTGCAGATCTACTTGATTGCTGACTTGGTTTCCGCAGCTATCATTCCAGCTGTGTTCCTAGGTTTAAGTGATACTTGTTTCTGGTACATTCGCGGATTTGACGTTATGTGTGGTGGTTTGGGTGCATTGATTGGTGTCTTTATTTTTGGAACCGTCTACTACGGTACTGCTAGAGAAGGTGCTAAACTTTTGTTGATCTGGAATGGTATCTACGATCCAGAAGACTGGGGTGCCTTTGGAGCTTTTGTCATTGCTCCATTTGGAGGTTTGGTTATTACTTTTGCAGCCGCTGCTTTGAGAATTGGAGCCGCTTATGTCTATGCTAAGGTTAGCGGGAACACATTCTCTGCTTTGGATAAGCCGgagattgttgaagtcgttTCTACGGAAGTCGAATCTCAATACGGGTCTACTGATGACTCTAAGAAGAATAGCGTTTAA
- a CDS encoding predicted protein (go_function translation initiation factor activity~go_process translational initiation), which yields MSTIQNLNAFDPFADTGDSEAQPTNYIHIRIQQRNGRKTLTTVQGVPNEYDLKKILKVLKKDFACNGNIVKDEELGEVIQLQGDQRVKVSEFLTTQLQLPKKNIKIHGF from the exons ATGTCAACTATCCAAAACTTAAACGCATTTG ATCCTTTCGCCGACACTGGTGATTCAGAAGCTCAGCCAACTAACTACATCCATATCCGTATCCAACAGCGTAACGGTAGAAAGACTTTAACTACTGTTCAAGGTGTTCCAAATGAATATGATTTaaagaagattttgaaggttttgaagaaggactTTGCCTGTAACGGTAATATTGTCAAGGACGAAGAGTTGGGTGAGGTTATCCAGTTGCAGGGTGACCAGAGAGTCAAGGTTTCAGAATTCTTGACCACCCAATTGCAgttgccaaagaagaacatcaagATCCACGGTTTCTAA
- the SCW11 gene encoding family 17 glucosidase SCW11 precursor (Soluble cell wall protein 11), with product MIFHQLLTFLFLSQVILAIPLPLLVTRWHTAPAVTTTQTYTTAVTTVYLPPVQILISNGVTFTNTLTAEQWQTTPLTTTSIYSDPVTQETEAPAPVPTTSVPVVKAVDPASVSTPLAIPTTTAITPNTLSTTDIPTQQTTEDQSSPEATSEFESTAQTSSTIQTSSTSQSNSNSEETPYNPGSDISNIPAPQYIVYSPYTNDGGCKLADTINSDLELINSKGIKKIRVYGTDCATLSAVLPKAAELGFKVNQGFWFSNAGADSIDGSVSDLIDYASENGWGVFDFITIGNEAINDNYLTVSELISKISSVKSQLQAAGYNGRVTTSEPPVSFINNPSLCTASDIDLVGINPHSYFNGAITASQAGSFIMAQKKLVEAACGSKEVLITETGYPSKGSVNGLNVPSPDNQKIAVQSIIEETGGDCTILTTFDDFWKPSGSYGIEQYFGSIDLFA from the exons ATgattttccatcaacttttAACATTCCTTTTCTTATCTCAAGTTATTCTTGCCATTCCTTTGCCATTACTAGTTACAAGATGGCACACAGCCCCTGCAGTTACAACTACTCAAACTTACACTACTGCTGTCACCACCGTATACTTGCCTCCTGTTCAAATCTTAATCTCCAACGGTGTCACCTTCACCAACACTTTAACTGCTGAACAATGGCAAACTACTCCATTAACTACTACTTCTATCTACAGTGATCCTGTTACTCAAGAAACTGAAGCCCCAGCACCAGTTCCTACTACTTCTGTACCAGTGGTAAAAGCTGTCGATCCTGCTAGTGTGTCAACTCCATTAGCCATCCCAACAACTACTGCTATTACTCCAAACACTCTCTCCACGACTGATATTCCAACTCAG CAAACTACCGAAGATCAATCTTCACCAGAAGCAACTTCCGAATTTGAGCTGACCGCCCAAACTAGTTCAACTATCCAAACATCTTCTACTCTGCAATCCAATTCTAACTCTGAAGAAACTCCCTACAATCCAGGTTCTGATATTTCGAACATTCCTGCTCCACAATATATTGTCTACTCACCTTACACTAACGATGGAGGATGTAAGCTAGCTGATACCATCAACTCtgatttggaattgatcaacAGCAAGGGAATTAAGAAAATTAGAGTTTACGGTACTGACTGTGCAACTCTCTCTGCCGTTTTACCAAAAGCAGCTGAATTGGGTTTCAAAGTCAATCAAGGATTCTGGTTCTCTAATGCAGGTGCCGACTCGATTGACGGATCTGTCAGTGATTTGATTGACTACGCTAGTGAAAACGGTTGGGGtgtttttgatttcatcacCATTGGAAATGAAGCCATTAACGACAATTACCTTACAGTCTCTGAATTGATCTCAAAGATCAGCAGTGTTAAGTCCCAATTGCAGGCTGCCGGTTACAATGGTAGAGTCACCACATCTGAACCACCAGTGtctttcatcaacaatcCAAGCTTGTGTACTGCTTCTGATATTGACTTGGTAGGTATCAACCCTCATTCTTATTTCAATGGCGCTATTACTGCTTCCCAGGCTGGAAGCTTTATTATGGCTCAAAAGAAATTGGTTGAAGCCGCCTGTGGCTCTAAGGAAGTTTTGATCACTGAAACTGGTTACCCTTCTAAGGGTAGTGTCAATGGTTTGAATGTTCCAAGTCCTGACAATCAGAAGATTGCCGTCCAATCCATCATCGAAGAAACTGGTGGTGATTGCACGATCTTGACTACATTCGACGATTTCTGGAAACCTTCAGGATCTTATGGAATTGAGCAATATTTCGGTTCTATCGATTTATTCGCTTAG
- a CDS encoding predicted protein: MILNIDMVISFQFLDMAGDLNLKKSWNPALVKNQKKVWEEEQNKLKELKRIKELNQEFQKEQEYRNLLKLQYGEDFNEGDLKKNEKLKLSKLNWMYDDMPKTDEPTENSSGFTESNEEFLEGKTKVENLLNGNKAFNRNKPSDNINRIINVGKTVSSDNKVAQEDPLLSIRSQQQRIIRNQQEKMIHSHRSRESSRNDGDRRERERSDKERKEYRSERSNRERSSRERSDRERSDRERSDRERSDRERSDRERSDRERSNRDKDRSHRSSHHRHHHHRSRDRSPSSRHDSDRRDHSPLRSNRSIDEARVESK; the protein is encoded by the exons ATGA TTCTTAATATTGATATGGTTATTCTGTTCCAGTTTTTG GATATGGCTGGGGatctcaacttgaagaagtcatgGAACCCGGCGTTGGTtaagaaccagaagaaagtatgggaagaagaacaaaataaacttaaagaattgaaacGAATAAAGGAACTCAACCAAGAGTTCcagaaagaacaagaatacagaaacttgttgaagcttCAATACGGAGAAGATTTCAACGAAGGggatttgaagaaaaatgaaaagttgaagctCTCCAAATTAAACTGGATGTATGATGACATGCCCAAGACTGATGAACCTACAGAGAACCTGAGTGGTTTTACCGAGAGCAACGAAGAATTCTTGGAAGGCAAAACGAAGGTGGAAAATCTCCTAAATGGAAATAAGGCcttcaacagaaacaagCCAAgtgacaatatcaacagAATCATCAATGTTGGAAAAACTGTTTCTTCGGATAACAAAGTTGCACAAGAAGATCCATTGCTTAGTATTAGATCTCAGCAACAGAGAATCATCAGAAACCAACAGGAGAAGATGATTCACAGCCACCGTTCACGTGAAAGCTCCAGAAATGATGGGGatagaagagaaagagagagatcagataaagaaagaaaagagtatAGATCAGAAAGGTCAAACAGAGAAAGATCAAGCAGAGAAAGATCAGACAGAGAAAGATCAGACAGAGAAAGATCAGACAGAGAAAGATCAGACAGAGAAAGATCAGACAGAGAAAGATCAGACAGAGAAAGATCAAATAGAGATAAAGACAGATCCCATAGATCAAGTCACCATCGCCATCATCATCATAGAAGCAGAGATCGAAGTCCTAGCTCTAGACATGATTCAGATAGAAGAGACCATTCACCTCTAAGAAGTAATAGGTCCATAGATGAAGCCAGGGTTGAGTCTAAATAA
- the SKB1 gene encoding methyltransferase family protein: LKPNPTYNLMIEPIQPLRDNLDSIVYSQFHKDFVKYEQYKRAIELALTDLDGTADILNILIVGPGEGGIVDKLIDILKIMSLKVKITAYEKNPKCTQILKDKNRSLWDNLVDIKIEDIRTSNLERQDLVISELLGSFGDNEACPEILSFFNIPENRPKIMIPESYTSYLQPVFTSLDPPSLQRPYLVHLTKFYPIDEPQEVWTFEHPSDSSSAQRSTNLKFRNTNIAKCISGFYGHFSATLYGHIQIQIESKSRYNFCNSWYPIFFPVSKTDLARDEVFNFEIARYSNSDQLWYEWNFKDKTYNKNGNTYVIDL, encoded by the coding sequence TTGAAGCCCAATCCAACGTATAATCTCATGATTGAGCCTATACAGCCTCTACGTGACAATCTAGATAGCATTGTATACTCACAATTCCACAAGGATTTCGTCAAATATGAGCAATACAAACGGGCTATCGAGTTGGCACTTACAGATCTAGACGGGACTGCTGATATCTTGAATATTCTTATAGTGGGTCCTGGAGAAGGCGGAATCGTAGATAAACTCATAGATatcttgaaaataatgTCATTGAAGGTAAAGATCACAGCATACGAAAAGAATCCCAAATGCACTCAAATATTGAAGGACAAGAATAGAAGCTTGTGGGATAACCTTGTAGATATCAAAATAGAAGATATCAGAACGTCTAACCTCGAAAGGCAAGATCTAGTGATATCTGAACTATTGGGCTCCTTTGGTGATAACGAAGCTTGCCCGGAAATATTGTCATTTTTTAATATTCCAGAAAACCGTCCAAAAATAATGATTCCGGAAAGTTATACTAGCTATTTACAACCTGTTTTTACTTCTTTGGATCCTCCTAGTTTACAGCGTCCTTATTTGGTTCATTTAACCAAGTTCTACCCAATTGATGAACCACAAGAGGTCTGGACTTTTGAACATCCGTCTGACTCATCATCAGCACAAAGGTCGACTAATCTAAAATTCCGAAATACCAATATTGCCAAATGTATTTCCGGTTTTTATGGCCATTTTTCAGCCACTTTGTACGGACATATCCAGATTCAAATAGAGAGCAAGAGCAGATACAATTTTTGCAATAGCTGGTACCCTATCTTCTTTCCAGTCAGCAAGACAGACTTGGCTAGAGATGAAGtgttcaactttgaaatAGCTAGATATTCAAACTCTGACCAACTCTGGTACGAATGGAATTTCAAGGATAAAACATACAACAAGAACGGAAATACCTACGTCATTGATTTGTGA
- the CKS1 gene encoding Cyclin-dependent kinases regulatory subunit (Cell division control protein CKS1) (go_function cyclin-dependent protein kinase activity~go_process cell cycle): protein MTKPRHLTDSERAKVLEFQDMIHYSPRYSDDTHEYRHVMLPKNMLKVIPQDYFNPETGTLRILLEEEWRGLGITQSLGWSHYETHAPEPHILLFKRPINYGQ, encoded by the coding sequence ATGACTAAACCAAGACACTTGACAGACAGCGAACGAGCCAAAGTGCTCGAGTTCCAGGACATGATCCATTACAGTCCCAGATACAGCGACGACACCCATGAATACAGACACGTGATGTTGCCTAAGAACATGTTGAAGGTTATCCCCCAAGACTACTTTAACCCTGAGACGGGGACGTTGAGGATActattggaagaagaatggagAGGCTTGGGCATTACCCAGTCGTTGGGTTGGTCCCATTATGAGACACATGCGCCAGAGCCACACAttttgttgttcaagagaCCCATTAACTACGGCCAGTAG
- a CDS encoding predicted protein, translating to MVKFYLFISILTMKFSGWLNFPLYEYLTPTFEEQLQFPFYADRSYVSNLVKYNSGIEMNYGDLIFYERTGSIQARNDTLVLYVEDIGDVAELSSEFAKYLGITPDIVKNSVPDNSPIRIRSQGRFSLNDGKLTLISDGVTVSSSATISEISGTPTTRQEAIEDFIQWVIFADYLFAGSIMRALSEQQHVLLLNKSVFQIPLSEIG from the coding sequence ATGGTGAAGTTTTACCTCTTCATTCTGATTCTTACCATGAAATTCTCTGGTTGGTTAAACTTTCCATTGTATGAGTATCTCACCCCAacatttgaagaacaactcCAATTCCCATTCTATGCTGATCGAAGCTATGTCTCTAATCTAGTTAAATATAATTCTGGTATTGAAATGAATTATGGCGACTTGATTTTCTATGAAAGAACAGGGTCGATCCAGGCAAGAAACGACACGTTAGTTCTATACGTAGAAGATATTGGTGATGTAGCCGAACTCTCATCAGAGTTTGCTAAATATCTCGGTATTACGCCTGACATAGTTAAAAATTCAGTACCAGATAACTCACCAATACGAATCAGGTCACAAGGCAGATTCTCGCTAAATGATGGCAAACTTACCCTTATTTCCGATGGTGTTACAGTTTCATCAAGTGCCACTATTTCAGAGATATCAGGGACTCCAACAACTCGACAGgaagcaattgaagactttaTTCAATGGGTGATTTTTGCAGACTATCTTTTCGCTGGTAGTATAATGAGAGCTCTAAGCGAACAGCAGCAtgtattattattgaatAAATCGGTATTTCAGATTCCACTTTCTGAAATAGGATGA
- a CDS encoding CDP-diacylglycerol synthase (go_component membrane~go_function phosphatidate cytidylyltransferase activity~go_process phospholipid biosynthesis), producing the protein MAEKTSKLLQPETPTVSTTASPTEGLSVVSSNAEKPKGVYNEREKKKQAFVTRTIWTLIMIVFFFFVLASGHLALIALVLLFQILTFKEIIALTSEPARDKKIPYNKSLNWYFLLCTVYYLDSQSFFNFFQDSVYSNKYLTVLVLNHRFISYSLFIAGFIFFVWTLKKGYYKFQFAQLCITHMTLVLVVFQSHLIIDNILNGIFWFFLPCGVVIVNDIFAYLCGITFGKTQLIEISPKKTVEGFVGAWVCTTIAAVIFSYILTQSDYLVCPAVNLSTHLYNFPHCEPNPVFIPQIYQIPQNIIDLIGGRYEILSIKPMYFHACVLATFASLIAPFGGFFASGLKRAFGIKDFGDTIPGHGGVTDRMDCQFLMGSFSYLYYQTFISPHNVNIGKILQLAIINLSTPQLFQLVKSLLKYLNSLNAVDDDKLRVIFDLLD; encoded by the coding sequence ATGGCTGAGAAAACATCCAAGCTCCTCCAGCCAGAAACGCCTACGGTTTCCACCACCGCTTCGCCCACGGAGGGTCTCTCCGTTGTGTCCTCCAACGCTGAAAAGCCCAAAGGCGTCTACAacgaaagagaaaagaagaagcaggcATTTGTAACCAGAACCATCTGGACGTTGATTATGATTgtgtttttcttctttgtgcTTGCCTCTGGCCATTTGGCCCTCATTGCGCTCGTGTTGCTCTTCCAGATCTTGACTTTCAAGGAAATCATTGCCTTGACATCGGAACCGGCTCGCGACAAAAAGATTCCTTACAACAAATCTCTCAACTGGTACTTCCTTCTCTGCACCGTCTACTACTTAGATAGCCagagcttcttcaacttcttccagGACTCAGTCTATTCCAACAAGTACCTCACAGTGTTGGTTCTTAACCATAGGTTCATCTCGTACTCGTTGTTCATTGCTGgcttcattttctttgtgtggacattgaagaagggGTACTACAAGTTCCAGTTTGCTCAGTTGTGTATTACTCATATGACGCTTGTCCTCGTTGTATTCCAGTCGCACTTGATCATCgacaacatcttgaacGGAATcttttggttctttttGCCATGTGGTGTTGTTATTGTAAATGACATCTTTGCCTACTTGTGTGGTATCACATTCGGCAAGACCCAGTTGATAGAAATCTCACCCAAAAAGACAGTAGAGGGTTTTGTAGGCGCCTGGGTCTGCACCACGATAGCTGCCGTAATTTTCAGCTACATCTTGACACAGTCCGATTATTTGGTTTGTCCTGCTGTCAACTTGTCAACTCACTTGTATAACTTTCCTCACTGCGAGCCAAACCCCGTGTTTATTCCTCAGATCTACCAGATCCCACAGAACATCATTGACTTGATCGGTGGAAGATACGAAATCTTGTCCATCAAGCCAATGTACTTTCACGCATGTGTGTTGGCCACTTTCGCCTCACTCATTGCTCCATTTGGAGGCTTCTTTGCCAGTGGTTTAAAGAGAGCTTTCGGCATTAAAGACTTTGGTGACACTATTCCGGGCCACGGTGGTGTCACTGACAGAATGGACTGTCAGTTCTTGATGGGATCCTTCAGTTACTTGTACTACCAGACATTCATTTCTCCTCATAATGTCAACATTGGTAAGATCTTGCAGCTCGCtatcatcaacttgtccaCTCCACAGTTGTTCCAGTTGGTTAAGAGTTTGCTCAAATACTTAAACAGCCTAAATGCTGTGGATGACGATAAATTGAGAGTcatttttgatttgttAGATTAA
- a CDS encoding Myo-inositol oxygenase: MSITDTTHRVSKPESVVSKPGATSADKARNGKILEKLEDDVMAVNQLRGNIKRTLSSCSLEDELAKANEGDEKEKDWYEESEQYKDIDPKSFRQYELACDRVKQFYEEQHEKQTVAYNIQARINFKTKTRARMSIWEGLERLNKLLDDSDPDTELSQIEHALQTAEAIRKDKKPRWFQLVGLIHDLGKLLYFFDSKGQWDVVGDTFPVGCKFSKKIIFPESFKTNPDFLNPLYNTKYGIYSKYCGLDKVMLSWGHDEYMYHIAKGSSTLPPEALAMIRYHSFYPWHQEYAYSYLMNEHDKEMLKAVKTFNTYDLYSKSDQHYNVEELKPYYLELIDEFFPDKIIDF, from the coding sequence ATGCTGATAACAGATACTACGCATAGAGTGTCCAAGCCGGAGCTGGTAGTTTCTAAGCCCGGTGCAACCTCAGCAGATAAAGCTCGAAATGGAAAGATTCTAgagaaattggaagacGACGTCATGGCTGTGAATCAGCTTAGAGGCAATATAAAGCGTACTTTATCTAGTTGCAGTttagaagatgaacttgCCAAGGCAAATGAAGGCgatgaaaaagagaaggaCTGGTATGAAGAATCCGAGCAATACAAGGATATCGATCCCAAATCATTTCGACAGTATGAATTAGCGTGTGATAGAGTGAAGCAGTTTTATGAAGAACAACACGAGAAACAGACAGTAGCGTATAATATCCAAGCTAGAATTAATTTTAAGACGAAGACAAGGGCACGAATGTCAATTTGGGAGGGTCTAGAAAGATTGAACAAATTACTTGACGACTCTGATCCAGACACCGAGCTTTCTCAGATAGAGCATGCATTACAAACAGCTGAAGCCATACGAAAGGATAAGAAACCAAGATGGTTTCAATTAGTGGGACTTATTCATGATTTGGGAAAATTACTTTATTTCTTTGACTCCAAGGGACAATGGGACGTTGTAGGAGATACGTTCCCGGTGGGCTGTaaatttctgaagaaaatcattTTTCCGGAGAGCTTTAAGACGAATCCAGACTTTCTAAACCCCTTGTACAACACCAAATACGGTATTTACTCCAAATACTGTGGATTGGACAAGGTGATGTTGAGCTGGGGCCATGACGAGTACATGTACCATATTGCAAAAGGAAGTTCAACGTTACCGCCAGAAGCTTTAGCAATGATCAGATACCATTCCTTTTATCCATGGCACCAGGAATATGCATACAGTTATTTGATGAACGAACACGACAAAGAGATGTTGAAGGCAGTGAAGACTTTCAATACTTACGATTTGTATTCTAAATCGGACCAACATTACAATGTAGAGGAACTTAAGCCCTACTACTTGGAGCTTATAGACGAGTTCTTTCCAGACAAGATCATAGACTTTTGA